The genomic segment CCTCATAACCGTAAATCATATTGGTATTATAACCACCAACTATTTCCCAGTCACGTTTTCTGAAAAAAGCGCTGCAGAATATCTGGTTCTCTATAAGCTCCTGCTGGAGGCTATATTCTTTAAGTTCCCATCGTCCAGTCTTTTCACCAAAAAAAACAGCATCGCAATATACAATACCGACACTTGTATCACTATCGAGTATTTTTGCTGCTTCTTCTGCATACATAGGGCCAATCTTATCATCAGCATCAAGCGGCAGGATGTATTCGCCTTGAGATTCTTTAATACCTGCATTGCGAGCAGCAGCCAGGCCCTGATGGGGAATTGTAAGAACCCTTGTTTTAGGTTTGGTATATCCAGAAAGTAAGCGGTTTGTCAATTCATCTGCTGAGCCATCGTTGATAATGATGATTTCAAGATCCTTGTATGTTTGATTTATAACACTTTCTACGGCATCATTAATATACTCCCCATGATTATGGCAGGGTATGATGATTGAGATTTTTGGCATATTATTTTACCTCTAATAGTAAAATGTTACACCATCTATGGTTGTCACACTATATTTTTTTAATAAACTTTTATGAATTCTTGTTGAAAAAAGTGAAAGAAGAAAATGAATATAACTCCCTTTCTGGAGAGGGTTTTGTTTAATAGACTTCAGGAAGTATTTTCGTCCTTCTCCTTGATTACCTGCAAGGGAATAAAGCATTCCAAGCCGTTTTAGAATTATGCTGAAAGTTTGGGAATTTTTAGACAGGTCAACACGATATTTCTCTATCAATTTTCCCCTCGCTATAATCTTCGCATTCAAATCAACTGATATTTGCTCTCCATGAACATGATGTTTTGCTACTATATCTGGGACAAAATCAAAATCATAGTATTTTGAAAGTCTTATCCACATATCCCAGTCTTGACAACTTAGGAGCGTTTCATCAAAAAAACCTGCCTTTTGGAAACACTTCTTTTTAATGAGAGGTGTTGGACTTCCTAAGATACAACTTTCGAGGAGATTACTATATATGTTCCCTCTCAAGGTTGGGATAATCTCAGACATAATTTCCCCACTCTTTTCAGAAACATAAAAGAATCCGCCATAGATTACACCAATTTTCCCAGATGATTTTTGGAACTTGATCACCTGTTTCTCTAACTTCTCTGTTAACCATTCATCATCATCATCTAAAAGTCCTATATATTCTCCTTTTGCAGCATTAATTCCGGTATTCCTTACCACTGCTCCACCCTGATTTTTTTCATGCTTAATATATCTGATCCTTTTATCTTGTTCTTGAAATTCTTTAATTACTTCCTCTGTATTATCCATTGAACCATCATCCACCACAATTACTTCAAAATCCTGATAACTCTGCTTCAAAACACTCTTAATCGCCCTTCCTATAAGATGCGCTCGATTATACGTCGGGATAATTACACTTACAATTGGTTTTTCTTTGCTCATCTCTGGCATTTTATAGCTCTTTTTTTTGTCTTTTAATCTATTGTAAATATTCTCAAATACCCTATATGTTTTCTCAATTTTAAACCCCGCTCTTTGAATAGCCAGCTTTTCCTATTTTCCAGTCATTTTTATCATCGATTTTTTTCATATTTTTCAAACACCTCTACCAAAACCTTCTCCATTGCATCCCAACTGTATTTATCTATACACTTTTGCCGAGCTTTCCACCCCATCTTTTCTGCTTCTTTCGATTTATTTAATACATACTCAATAGCTTTTACTAATTTTTCTTGATTTTCAGGCTCTACGGTCCAGCCACACCCATCTAAAATTTCCGGAAGATCAGATACCTTTGTTGCAATTATTGGCTTTGCCATTGCCATTGCATCAAACACTTTCGCTGGGACCTGACCAAATGTTGCAAGGTTCTTTCTTTGAGGTATTACTATAACATCAGACATAGCCAAAAATTCGGGAACCTTTTCAAATGGTTGCAAACCAAAATCAATAAGTCTTTTTTTGCCCAATCTTTTTTTAGCAGTTTCAACTAAATTTAGACAATAGACGTCTTTGTAATCAATTCCAACAATAACTAAGACAACATCTTGGTTTTTAATTAATTCTACGGCTTTTATTAAATCTTCTATTCCCTTATGTGGTCTTAGAGTGCCAAAAAACATCACAACTTTCTTATTTCTTTCTATTTGATATTTTTCCCTGATTAGATATTTATCAAATTTTGCAGGATCAAAAGTATCTGTATCTCTACCATGCCAGACAATTACCCCGCCAAATTTATCTTTTAGAAAATTGTTTGACACGGTAATCTCATCTGCAAAACGTGATAGCTTTTCACCAAACAAAGTATTCCAGTACGAGTCCATTCTATACAGAAAAAGAGTAGAATCTACTAAAGATTTAAAAAGATGAGTAAGAGGTAAGTTGTTATAAGCTTCTTTTATAAATCCCATCTGCCAGTCATCAATATCTAAAATTAATGGTTTACTATTAAACACTTTTTTAAATAATCCCACCCCAAAACTGGTAAAAAGAGGTTTTGAAGCGTAAATAATATCCCCATCTATCTTTTTGACCAAATCCTTAATCAGCCAGTAAGGTTTAAACCTGCCATAAATTTTAACAGATTTATACGTTATGCTTTTGTCATTCTCAACAGGTTTCCAAATACCATCACCAAAAACGGGACCAATAATTTCCACTTCGTGATGTCTTTGTAAAATTTTAGCCAATAAGTATGCTCTGCCAAGACAGTTATGTGAAATATCAAGGGTTAAAATTGAGATTTTCAATGATCCCATTTTGCTCCTAATTTTCTACATACAGCAGTAATATAACGATATTCTTTAAGAAGTGAAACTCTCTCCAATTTAGCTCCCCCAGCTTCTGGATTATACAAACCAGGCAGCAAGAGTCTTAATACTTTTTCCAAAATAGGCGAGAAAAAT from the Pseudomonadota bacterium genome contains:
- a CDS encoding glycosyltransferase family A protein; protein product: MPKISIIIPCHNHGEYINDAVESVINQTYKDLEIIIINDGSADELTNRLLSGYTKPKTRVLTIPHQGLAAARNAGIKESQGEYILPLDADDKIGPMYAEEAAKILDSDTSVGIVYCDAVFFGEKTGRWELKEYSLQQELIENQIFCSAFFRKRDWEIVGGYNTNMIYGYEDWDFWLSLIEMGRKVHKLPDVYFFYRIREDSMIQKIDDEKQRYLLRQIYLNHLSLYSREFPDPINLYLEN
- a CDS encoding glycosyltransferase family 2 protein, translated to MPEMSKEKPIVSVIIPTYNRAHLIGRAIKSVLKQSYQDFEVIVVDDGSMDNTEEVIKEFQEQDKRIRYIKHEKNQGGAVVRNTGINAAKGEYIGLLDDDDEWLTEKLEKQVIKFQKSSGKIGVIYGGFFYVSEKSGEIMSEIIPTLRGNIYSNLLESCILGSPTPLIKKKCFQKAGFFDETLLSCQDWDMWIRLSKYYDFDFVPDIVAKHHVHGEQISVDLNAKIIARGKLIEKYRVDLSKNSQTFSIILKRLGMLYSLAGNQGEGRKYFLKSIKQNPLQKGSYIHFLLSLFSTRIHKSLLKKYSVTTIDGVTFYY
- a CDS encoding glycosyltransferase family 4 protein, which encodes MGSLKISILTLDISHNCLGRAYLLAKILQRHHEVEIIGPVFGDGIWKPVENDKSITYKSVKIYGRFKPYWLIKDLVKKIDGDIIYASKPLFTSFGVGLFKKVFNSKPLILDIDDWQMGFIKEAYNNLPLTHLFKSLVDSTLFLYRMDSYWNTLFGEKLSRFADEITVSNNFLKDKFGGVIVWHGRDTDTFDPAKFDKYLIREKYQIERNKKVVMFFGTLRPHKGIEDLIKAVELIKNQDVVLVIVGIDYKDVYCLNLVETAKKRLGKKRLIDFGLQPFEKVPEFLAMSDVIVIPQRKNLATFGQVPAKVFDAMAMAKPIIATKVSDLPEILDGCGWTVEPENQEKLVKAIEYVLNKSKEAEKMGWKARQKCIDKYSWDAMEKVLVEVFEKYEKNR